ACCAGCTCGGCGCCTTCCTTGACGTAGTCGCCGACGCTGACGTTGCGCAGCCCCAGCACCCCGCCGAAGGGCGCACGGATCTCGGTCTTGGAAAGCCGCGCCTGCGCGAGCTTGAGGCGAGCCTCGAGCACGCGCAATGTGGCGGCCGCCTCGTCGCGGGCGCGCTCGCTGACGAACTGCTTCTGGGCGAGATCCACGGTCCGCTGGTAGTTGGCCTGGGCAAGGCCGAGCTCGGCCCGCGTCTGCTCGGCCTCGGCCGCCGCGATCGCGGCGTCGAGCGCGATCAGCAGCTCGCCCTTGCGGACCCGGGCGCCGCCCTCGAAGCCGATGCTGGCGATCCGGCCGGCGATCTCGGGCTTGATGACGACCGATTCGGCCGCGCGCAGGGTGCCGACCGCCGACACGTTCCGGGACAGCGCGACCGTGACCGCCTCGGCGGCCTCGACGGCCACCGGCCCGCCGCCCGGCCTGCCGCCAGCGCCCGCGCCCGCAGCAGGGCGCGCCGCGCCGCCGGGCGGCGGGTCTGCCGGTGGACGCGCCGGGGCCGAGGACGTGGCTTGGCCCGAGGACGGGGCCGCGCTGGCGGCGGGGGCAGCGCCGGCCTGCGCGCTTGCCGGCTGCGCCGTACCGGCGGCCGCGACCGCCTCGAAAGCAGGGCCTGGAGCGCCACGCTGCAGGCTCCAGCCGCCCCACGCGAGGCCGGCGAGCCCGGCTGCGGCCAGTGCCCAGTAGACGGTTCTGTTCATCGGTCGGAATTGCCGGAAGATCGGCGGCCCGCGGAGAATCCGGAGCGACGTCGGGTAGCTGGCAAATCTAGCACGGCGGCCGCGTTGCAGGCCCGATGCCTCGGTGCGGCGCGATACTATCCGCGTCTGGACGTTCCCCCCTTCGGCAGCCCGCCCTGCGCGGGCCGCCTGCCCGCCGCCGCCCTGCAAGCATGTCGACCGCTTCGTTCCCGCATCGCTCCCTCGCGCCCGCCGCGACCCACGGCGAGCCGCCCCGACCCCGCCCCGCGATCGAATCGCTCGAGGGCTCGCGGATCCGCGAGGTCGCCAACGCCGGGCTGGGACTGCCGGACGTGATTCCCTTCTGGTTCGGGGAGCCCGACGCGGTAACGCCGGCCTTCATCCGCGAGGCCGCCAAGGCGGCGCTGGACGCCGGCGACACCTTCTATCACCACAATCTCGGCATCGGGCCGCTGCGCGACGCGCTGTCGCACTACCTGGGGCGCGCCCACCTGCCGGTCGATCGCGAACGGGTCGTCGTCACCAGCAGCGGCGTGAACGCGCTGATGCTTGCCGCGCAGACGATCCTTTCGCCGGGCGACCGGGTCGTGGCCGTCGTGCCGCTGTGGCCGAACGTGACCGAGATCCCGCGCATCCTCGGCGCCGAGGTCACGCGGGTGCCGCTGGCGCTGACTGCCGACCACCGCTGGGTGCTGGACCTCGACCGGCTCATCGACGCGATCGGCACCGATGCGCGGGCCGTCATCGTCAATTCGCCGAACAACCCGACCGGTTGGACGATGCCGCGCGACGCGATGCGGGCGCTGCTCGAGCACTGCCGCCGCCACGGCATCTGGATCGTGTCCGACGAGGCCTACGAGCGCCTGGTCTTCGACGGCAGCTTCCAGGCGCCGTCGATGCTGGACCTCGCCGCCCCGGACGACCGGCTGATCGTGGCCAACACCTTCTCGAAGGCCTGGCAGATGACCGGCTGGCGGCTCGGCTGGCTCGTGGTGCCCCCTTCGCTGACCGGCGACCTGGCCAAGCTGATCGAGTTCAACACCTCGTGCGCCCCGGGCTTCGTGCAACAGGCCGCCGTGGCGGCGCTGCGCGATGGCGAACCCTTCGTTCGCGAGTTCGTTTCCGAGCTCGGCCGGCGCCGCGACGCGCTGCTCTCGGGCCTCGCTCGAATCGACCGGGTCACCGCCGGAATTCCGGACGGCGCCATGTACGCCTTCCTGCGCGTCGACGGCGAGCTAGACAGCCTGACGCTGGCCAAGGCCCTGGTGCGCGAGGCGCGAATCGGGCTCGCCCCGGGCGCGGCCTTCGGCCCCGAGGGCGAGGGCTTCCTCCGGTGGTGCTTCGCCCGGCCGATTCCGGCGCTGGAGGAAGCGGTCGGCCGGCTCGACGCGTACCTTCGCCGCAGCTGACGCGCGAAAACCCTTCGGCGAGGCGCCAGCTGCATCGGCACTGCGCAGTCGCGACGCCCTGGCCGTGCACGTCACCGCACGCCGACACATCCAGGGCCGGTGGGCAGCCCAGCCGCATCCGGGCATCGTGCGAGCCGAGCGCCGCCGAAAGGAATTTCGCGGGACCCGCTCGCCACGGGGCGAAGCCCCCTGCGAGGCGGGTGCGAAATTCCGAGGTGGGCGAGGGAAGCCCCGCGAAGCGGGGCCGCGGCACTTGCCCGGATGCGGCTGGGCTGCCCGCCGGCCCGGGCGCACTCAACTAACGGGGCACGCGCGCCCCAGAGCCGCCTTCAGCGCGCCTTCGGCACGCCGCGATTGGCCAGCGCGTCCGCGCGCTCGTTTTCCGGGTGCCCGGCGTGGCCGCGCACCCACTTCCAGTGAACGTCGTGGCTGCCGACCAGCTCGTCGAGCTGCTGCCACAGGTCGACGTTCTTGACCGGCTTGCGGTCGGCAGTCTTCCAGCCGCGCGACTTCCAGTTGCGCAGCCACTCGGTGATCCCCTTCTGCACGTACTGCGAGTCGGTGTGCACCACCACCCGCATCGGTCGCTTGAGCGCCCGCAGCGCTTCGATGACCGCCTGCAGCTCCATCCGGTTGT
This genomic window from Zeimonas sediminis contains:
- a CDS encoding pyridoxal phosphate-dependent aminotransferase, translated to MSTASFPHRSLAPAATHGEPPRPRPAIESLEGSRIREVANAGLGLPDVIPFWFGEPDAVTPAFIREAAKAALDAGDTFYHHNLGIGPLRDALSHYLGRAHLPVDRERVVVTSSGVNALMLAAQTILSPGDRVVAVVPLWPNVTEIPRILGAEVTRVPLALTADHRWVLDLDRLIDAIGTDARAVIVNSPNNPTGWTMPRDAMRALLEHCRRHGIWIVSDEAYERLVFDGSFQAPSMLDLAAPDDRLIVANTFSKAWQMTGWRLGWLVVPPSLTGDLAKLIEFNTSCAPGFVQQAAVAALRDGEPFVREFVSELGRRRDALLSGLARIDRVTAGIPDGAMYAFLRVDGELDSLTLAKALVREARIGLAPGAAFGPEGEGFLRWCFARPIPALEEAVGRLDAYLRRS
- a CDS encoding efflux RND transporter periplasmic adaptor subunit; amino-acid sequence: MNRTVYWALAAAGLAGLAWGGWSLQRGAPGPAFEAVAAAGTAQPASAQAGAAPAASAAPSSGQATSSAPARPPADPPPGGAARPAAGAGAGGRPGGGPVAVEAAEAVTVALSRNVSAVGTLRAAESVVIKPEIAGRIASIGFEGGARVRKGELLIALDAAIAAAEAEQTRAELGLAQANYQRTVDLAQKQFVSERARDEAAATLRVLEARLKLAQARLSKTEIRAPFGGVLGLRNVSVGDYVKEGAELVVLEDVSSMQVDLRLPERFVGELRRGQRVRVEFDAWPGRAFEAVLEAIDVQVDANGRSVVARGRLPNADGALRTGMFAKASLTLSENPRAVMVPEEAVVPSGAELFVYRVENGKALRTRVEIGQRREGRVEIVSGLAAGARVVTAGQLKLQRDGLPVRVVGSGGGGATDGAGRPGAAGN
- the rnhA gene encoding ribonuclease HI gives rise to the protein MNETIEIYTDGACKGNPGPGGWGALLRWGGHERELFGGESSTTNNRMELQAVIEALRALKRPMRVVVHTDSQYVQKGITEWLRNWKSRGWKTADRKPVKNVDLWQQLDELVGSHDVHWKWVRGHAGHPENERADALANRGVPKAR